A genomic stretch from Leptospira licerasiae serovar Varillal str. VAR 010 includes:
- a CDS encoding polysaccharide pyruvyl transferase family protein — MKFIYYKAKKGNFGDDLNPWLWPLLFGQEDESDGLDLVGIGSILFNNNKIFSKDRTKIVFGSGVRPMQDSFKPSENWRILFLRGPLSSSYLNNNYPHISDAAYCIRHTQFFKGTIDQKKKYEISFMPHYQSLDFIDWERICRELKIHFISSKCELGVEYTLREIAASKFLVTEAMHGAILADAFRVPWHRFILSTPYTEGPLISEFKWNDWLLSINKADSRFTGIKLYEKYLLGKMINRITANRINIEFFAKNSVQQKILRALSQVEGFALSDSEVINKLDTLLEKEIEKVKEFQKSSYKDKA, encoded by the coding sequence ATGAAGTTTATATATTATAAAGCTAAAAAGGGGAATTTTGGAGATGATTTGAACCCTTGGCTTTGGCCGCTCCTTTTTGGTCAAGAGGATGAGTCTGACGGTTTAGATCTGGTTGGAATTGGCTCGATCCTCTTTAATAATAATAAGATATTCAGTAAGGATCGTACGAAAATTGTTTTTGGGAGTGGGGTTCGCCCAATGCAGGATTCATTTAAGCCTTCTGAGAATTGGAGAATTTTATTTTTACGAGGCCCCTTATCATCCAGTTATTTAAATAACAATTATCCACATATTAGTGATGCTGCGTATTGTATTAGGCACACACAATTCTTTAAAGGGACTATAGATCAAAAGAAGAAATATGAGATTAGCTTTATGCCTCATTATCAATCCCTTGATTTTATCGATTGGGAGAGGATATGTCGCGAACTAAAGATCCATTTTATTTCAAGTAAATGTGAGTTAGGAGTCGAATATACTCTTAGAGAAATCGCTGCTTCTAAATTTTTAGTAACGGAAGCAATGCATGGTGCTATTTTAGCAGACGCTTTTCGTGTACCTTGGCATCGTTTCATTTTATCTACTCCATATACAGAAGGCCCCTTGATATCAGAGTTTAAATGGAATGATTGGCTTTTATCAATTAACAAAGCTGATAGCAGATTTACTGGAATTAAGCTTTATGAGAAATATTTATTAGGGAAAATGATAAATAGGATTACTGCCAATAGAATTAATATCGAGTTTTTTGCAAAGAATTCTGTTCAGCAAAAAATTTTGAGGGCGCTATCGCAAGTAGAAGGTTTTGCATTATCGGACAGCGAAGTAATTAATAAACTGGATACTCTTTTGGAGAAAGAAATTGAAAAAGTCAAAGAGTTCCAAAAGAGTAGTTATAAAGACAAGGCGTAG
- a CDS encoding glycosyltransferase family 2 protein: MKLVINIPCYNEEKTLSTVLAEIPKKIPGIQKIEVQIVDDGSTDRTSEIAASYGCKIISHKKNLGLGRAFKSGIEAALESGADIFVNTDADNQYPSSYIPDLITPVMNGSVDIVIGNRVPWKVEHFSPLKKTLQWFGNLIVRNLIGTNIPDTVSGFRAYSRESLLRLNITTKFSYVLDTIVQAVKMDLAVSSIPIPTNPPTRKSRLFKNIFQHMWKSGTSLVRLLIIYRPFQFFGVLAVTTFVPALAIAIRFLIFFYLGIGKGHVQSLLFAVVLVIISGLFLVSAILAFLIGNNRKLNEEILYYEKKRTFSKYYSDKLDHTIKFSKGQKSPH; this comes from the coding sequence ATGAAGTTAGTAATCAATATCCCTTGCTATAACGAGGAAAAAACTCTTTCTACGGTTCTTGCCGAGATCCCTAAAAAGATCCCTGGCATCCAAAAGATCGAAGTCCAAATTGTAGACGACGGTTCCACAGATCGCACCTCAGAGATTGCGGCTTCATACGGCTGTAAAATTATTTCCCACAAAAAAAACTTAGGCTTGGGCAGAGCATTCAAGTCCGGTATAGAGGCTGCTCTGGAAAGCGGCGCGGATATTTTCGTAAATACGGACGCTGATAACCAGTATCCTTCTTCTTATATTCCTGATCTGATCACTCCAGTCATGAATGGTTCCGTAGACATAGTTATCGGAAACCGAGTCCCATGGAAGGTGGAACATTTTTCTCCTTTAAAGAAAACTCTTCAATGGTTCGGAAATTTGATCGTCCGAAATCTGATCGGCACTAATATTCCTGATACCGTTTCCGGATTCAGGGCTTACTCAAGAGAAAGTCTTTTGAGATTGAATATAACTACTAAGTTTTCCTATGTCCTAGATACGATTGTGCAAGCAGTCAAAATGGATCTTGCTGTTTCTTCTATTCCGATCCCTACGAATCCTCCTACTCGAAAATCCAGACTGTTTAAGAACATTTTCCAACATATGTGGAAGTCAGGGACTTCCTTGGTAAGACTGTTGATCATTTATAGACCGTTTCAATTTTTCGGTGTTTTGGCCGTTACTACTTTCGTTCCAGCTCTCGCGATCGCGATCCGGTTTCTGATCTTTTTCTACTTAGGGATCGGAAAGGGGCATGTACAGTCTCTATTATTTGCGGTAGTTTTAGTGATTATTTCCGGGTTGTTTCTGGTCTCCGCGATCCTTGCGTTTTTGATCGGGAACAATAGAAAACTGAATGAAGAGATTTTGTATTACGAGAAGAAGAGGACTTTTTCAAAATACTATTCTGATAAATTAGATCATACGATAAAGTTCTCTAAAGGGCAGAAGTCTCCTCATTAA
- the murC gene encoding UDP-N-acetylmuramate--L-alanine ligase, translating into MESGSIQQRLGFSKPFFLGIGGSGMSSLAHILADAGFEVSGYDGKKSQVTDNLEKKGVKIFSKLSDLGENIEYDSAIYSSAIRLDSHPIVIFFRQKGIPFFHRSEVLHRCFEHLTCIAVGGSHGKTTTTAMTAHILNDLGYSPSVMVGGDVSFLNGVGGRFSSGKIGVFESDESDGTFLNHKAQVRILTNIDEDHLDFYHTREKLLEAFAQFISFGTEMVILDLDDPGISDCLSLIQDRSKIFGFTSSSSPNVKGSGFKSLVHYKIENKKLIFYLDGKEFEITSRFPGKHYLTNSLAGVLAAYSLGADPKEAARSVSGYAGVKRRLEYIGNKNGVDIYDDYGHHPTEVQAVLSSIRELSGGRGKPVILFQPHRYTRTKNLYLDFAKSLDQVDTVLLLPIYSAGEDPIPGVSSELIADKMRIKPKILSGNLSADLLILKELLKPGDVFVSLGAGNVRDWGLELLKS; encoded by the coding sequence ATGGAAAGCGGGTCTATCCAACAAAGACTGGGATTCTCCAAACCTTTTTTTCTCGGGATCGGCGGTTCCGGTATGTCCAGCCTTGCACATATATTGGCGGATGCCGGCTTTGAAGTTTCCGGTTATGACGGAAAAAAAAGTCAAGTAACCGATAACTTGGAGAAGAAGGGAGTAAAAATATTCTCTAAACTTTCCGACCTGGGAGAAAATATCGAATATGACTCCGCAATTTATTCTTCTGCCATACGTTTAGATTCTCATCCAATTGTAATATTCTTCAGGCAAAAAGGGATTCCATTCTTTCATAGATCGGAAGTTTTACATCGTTGTTTCGAGCATCTCACTTGTATCGCAGTAGGGGGCTCTCACGGGAAAACTACAACTACGGCGATGACTGCTCATATACTTAATGATCTAGGATATTCTCCGTCTGTTATGGTTGGGGGCGACGTTTCGTTTCTAAATGGGGTGGGCGGAAGGTTCTCTTCGGGAAAGATAGGGGTTTTTGAGTCGGATGAATCCGACGGAACCTTCTTAAATCATAAAGCCCAGGTGCGCATTCTAACGAATATTGACGAGGACCATCTGGACTTCTATCATACTAGAGAGAAGTTGCTGGAGGCATTTGCCCAATTTATTTCTTTCGGAACGGAGATGGTGATTTTGGATCTGGACGATCCTGGGATTTCCGATTGTCTTTCGCTAATACAAGATAGATCTAAAATTTTCGGATTTACTTCTTCTTCAAGCCCGAACGTTAAAGGCTCCGGCTTTAAGAGTTTAGTACATTATAAAATAGAAAATAAGAAACTGATATTCTACCTGGATGGAAAAGAATTCGAGATTACTTCTAGATTTCCTGGAAAACATTATCTAACGAATTCGCTCGCGGGAGTACTTGCCGCTTATTCTTTAGGAGCCGATCCGAAAGAAGCTGCTAGATCAGTTTCCGGATATGCGGGAGTCAAACGCAGATTAGAATACATCGGAAATAAGAACGGTGTGGATATTTATGATGACTACGGGCACCATCCTACAGAGGTCCAAGCGGTCCTTTCTTCTATCCGAGAGTTATCCGGAGGAAGAGGAAAGCCCGTGATCCTATTCCAACCTCATAGATATACTCGGACTAAAAACTTATACCTGGACTTCGCAAAAAGTTTGGACCAAGTAGATACGGTTCTACTTCTTCCTATCTATTCTGCGGGAGAAGATCCGATCCCTGGAGTTTCTTCGGAGTTGATTGCCGACAAAATGAGGATAAAACCTAAAATCCTTTCGGGAAATCTAAGTGCAGATCTCTTGATTTTGAAAGAGTTACTCAAACCCGGAGACGTATTTGTAAGTTTAGGAGCGGGGAATGTTCGGGACTGGGGACTAGAACTTCTGAAATCCTAA
- a CDS encoding glycosyltransferase has translation MVNIENVFLLGPITPYRGGIAQYTTFLKKSLSKLCNLRTISFKRQYPKFLYPGESDVDPFSTGIDPEVNYLLDALNPFSLIKVANHIIKSEPDLVILTWWTLFWAPGFALIAFLLRRKKIPVIFLCHNLSDHGAIGIKRTIVEFLLSHADGYIVHSIEHKNFLKLHYPEKPVLRIHIPAYEEFPEPKGLLKKRGRLELLFFGFIRPYKGLDILLHALAELKDPEVYLTVAGETWENKEILQDLVKNLDLKNVELHLTYTKEEELAEFFGRSDAAVLPYRSASGTAVGAVAYRYDCPIIATRVGGLIDIVTDGETGYLVEPESPEAIAEKLRGISRKDLAGMKGAIRNFKKELTWENVAEKILKFNWRK, from the coding sequence ATGGTGAACATTGAGAATGTTTTCCTATTGGGACCTATAACCCCATATCGAGGAGGGATCGCTCAATACACAACTTTTTTAAAAAAATCTCTCTCTAAACTCTGTAATTTGCGGACTATATCTTTCAAAAGGCAATATCCTAAGTTTCTTTATCCTGGAGAAAGTGACGTAGATCCTTTTTCGACCGGAATAGATCCTGAAGTAAATTATTTACTTGATGCTTTAAATCCATTCAGCCTGATAAAAGTTGCGAATCATATTATTAAAAGTGAACCAGACTTAGTAATTCTTACCTGGTGGACTTTATTTTGGGCTCCAGGATTTGCCTTAATCGCCTTTCTTCTTCGTAGAAAAAAAATCCCGGTTATTTTTTTATGCCATAATCTTTCGGATCATGGGGCTATAGGTATAAAGAGAACGATCGTTGAGTTCTTATTATCACATGCAGATGGTTACATTGTGCATTCTATCGAACATAAGAATTTTTTAAAATTACATTATCCTGAAAAACCAGTATTAAGGATTCATATCCCTGCATACGAGGAATTTCCTGAGCCTAAAGGTTTATTAAAGAAACGAGGAAGATTGGAACTTCTATTTTTTGGTTTCATTCGACCTTATAAGGGTCTGGATATTTTATTGCATGCACTTGCTGAATTAAAGGATCCTGAGGTATACTTGACGGTTGCTGGTGAGACTTGGGAGAATAAAGAGATTCTCCAAGATCTGGTCAAAAATTTGGATTTAAAGAATGTAGAACTTCACCTTACTTATACGAAAGAAGAAGAACTAGCAGAGTTTTTTGGTAGATCAGATGCAGCTGTTCTTCCGTATCGCTCCGCATCTGGGACTGCGGTTGGTGCGGTCGCCTATCGATACGATTGTCCGATCATTGCCACTCGTGTAGGTGGACTTATTGATATCGTAACTGATGGAGAGACTGGGTATTTAGTTGAGCCTGAGTCCCCAGAGGCGATCGCGGAAAAGCTTAGAGGAATTTCTAGAAAGGATTTGGCTGGTATGAAAGGTGCGATCCGCAATTTCAAAAAAGAGCTTACATGGGAAAATGTAGCTGAGAAAATTTTAAAATTCAACTGGAGAAAATAG
- a CDS encoding glycosyltransferase: protein MTIELISPKNSLGITRYCKDFESIFKSKGINVKLLQKPSSPDSFAHFHIGNSGRELLGFAFRHREKAIVTMHDVVPRQPVLRFFTKHMQLFFLRKHKLVVHSEYAKRLATRIGYDKPIEVIPMGPHPLDSSLDVEKYISIKMERAANFKTEEREKKTLLRLCQPGVAKKAKALPELVKALSKYPQITLVIAGGVKDKKTRNFIQKFKGSNLIVLGYCNDDVLNDEILKSDYVTCFRTDSVGEANGPLILSHYLGIPVVGWSLGSIPEYALPGDRLFSEGTSIEEILGILLHDHTFPEVKPEFLRNRVLEYWDTTFEKYKNMYFELGWISV, encoded by the coding sequence ATGACCATTGAATTAATTTCTCCCAAAAATTCACTCGGTATTACAAGATATTGTAAAGACTTTGAATCGATTTTTAAATCAAAAGGTATAAACGTAAAGTTATTACAAAAGCCTTCGAGTCCTGATTCTTTTGCACATTTTCATATAGGTAATAGTGGGCGTGAATTATTAGGTTTTGCTTTTCGTCATAGAGAAAAAGCGATTGTCACTATGCATGACGTTGTTCCTCGTCAGCCTGTATTAAGATTTTTTACGAAGCACATGCAATTATTTTTTCTACGTAAACATAAGTTAGTTGTTCATTCTGAATATGCTAAAAGGCTTGCGACCCGTATCGGATATGACAAGCCCATTGAAGTAATTCCGATGGGGCCTCACCCTTTGGATAGTTCATTAGATGTAGAGAAATATATTTCAATAAAGATGGAAAGAGCAGCCAACTTCAAGACTGAGGAAAGAGAAAAAAAAACGCTTCTACGTCTTTGCCAACCGGGAGTTGCTAAAAAAGCAAAAGCATTGCCTGAATTAGTAAAGGCGCTTTCAAAATATCCTCAAATTACCTTAGTAATCGCAGGTGGGGTAAAAGATAAAAAGACTCGAAATTTTATTCAGAAATTTAAAGGCTCAAATCTGATCGTGCTAGGCTATTGTAATGATGATGTTTTAAATGACGAAATATTGAAATCCGATTATGTTACTTGCTTCCGAACTGATTCCGTTGGTGAGGCAAATGGACCTTTGATTCTCTCCCATTATTTGGGAATACCTGTTGTCGGTTGGTCCTTAGGATCTATTCCTGAATATGCATTACCAGGAGATAGGCTATTCTCTGAAGGGACCTCTATTGAAGAAATATTAGGGATTCTTTTACATGATCACACGTTTCCTGAAGTTAAACCGGAGTTTCTCAGAAATCGAGTATTAGAATATTGGGATACAACATTTGAAAAATATAAAAATATGTATTTTGAATTGGGCTGGATATCTGTTTGA
- the mraY gene encoding phospho-N-acetylmuramoyl-pentapeptide-transferase, which yields MFYFLYERFFQDLDSLRLFSYVTVRALMAGLTSMFLTFWFGGRVIDFLHGLKFRESVRDDGPKSHSAKSGTPTMGGLMIVSALVVSVLLWGNLRNSNILLLLACAISFATLGFIDDYMKSVKKIKGGMRARTKFAVSVVLAAIFCGVFLYSTGEAPKGTTGKILFHLTDLFLPFVKGPILSWGYFAVPFSILVILGSSHGVNLTDGLDGLAGGTAGIVVGTLGLIAYVSGTPVAANYLNIPYLPHAHEYSVFLAALTGALIGFLWFNSHPAQVFMGDTGSLFLGATIGLTCVMLKKEILLIILGGIFVAESLSVILQVGSFKLTQKRIFRMAPLHHHFELGGVPETKVVIRFWIAAIILAIISLSSLKIQ from the coding sequence AGATCTAGATTCATTAAGACTTTTCAGTTATGTAACCGTTCGGGCTTTAATGGCAGGGTTGACTTCTATGTTCCTGACTTTCTGGTTCGGGGGAAGAGTGATCGATTTCTTGCATGGATTAAAATTCAGGGAGAGTGTAAGGGACGACGGACCGAAATCTCATAGCGCCAAGTCCGGGACTCCGACAATGGGCGGCTTGATGATAGTCTCTGCGCTGGTCGTATCCGTTCTTCTTTGGGGAAATTTAAGAAATTCGAATATTCTACTATTGCTCGCTTGTGCTATCTCTTTTGCCACACTTGGATTTATAGACGACTACATGAAATCCGTAAAAAAGATCAAGGGCGGAATGAGGGCCCGCACCAAGTTTGCCGTTTCCGTAGTGTTGGCTGCGATATTTTGTGGAGTGTTCTTATATTCTACGGGAGAAGCTCCCAAAGGAACTACCGGTAAAATACTATTTCATTTGACTGATCTGTTTTTGCCATTCGTGAAAGGTCCGATCTTGTCCTGGGGCTATTTCGCTGTCCCATTTTCAATTTTAGTAATATTAGGATCTTCTCATGGAGTTAATTTGACCGACGGTTTGGACGGACTTGCAGGTGGAACTGCGGGGATAGTAGTCGGGACTCTCGGATTGATCGCTTATGTTTCCGGGACTCCTGTTGCCGCAAATTATCTAAATATTCCTTATCTTCCTCACGCTCATGAATATAGCGTGTTTCTTGCCGCTTTGACCGGAGCGTTGATTGGATTTCTTTGGTTTAATAGTCATCCTGCCCAAGTATTTATGGGGGATACCGGTTCTTTATTTTTAGGAGCAACGATCGGACTTACCTGCGTGATGTTAAAGAAAGAAATCCTACTCATCATCTTAGGCGGGATCTTTGTTGCGGAATCCTTGTCAGTAATCCTGCAGGTCGGTTCTTTTAAATTGACCCAAAAGAGAATTTTCAGAATGGCTCCACTGCATCACCATTTCGAATTGGGAGGAGTGCCTGAAACTAAGGTGGTCATCCGGTTTTGGATCGCGGCCATCATTCTCGCGATCATCTCCTTATCTAGTTTAAAAATACAATGA
- a CDS encoding UDP-N-acetylglucosamine--N-acetylmuramyl-(pentapeptide) pyrophosphoryl-undecaprenol N-acetylglucosamine transferase, producing the protein MRSVLIAAGGTGGHISPGVALAESLVSRKDSLGISNVFLHSLIRNKDNPDLKQAPCEVVWHNTPSLSGNIVLLPFRYVFQLIKSWIKFRQLGVDAVVGMGGYSSVPALLYAVIFGKKLYLCEQNCIPGKVNRIFFRFADKVAFSFPPKDTKLSCSWEILGNPLRSKTIPKLALKFSEKWDPKKKKQFNVLVMGGSQGARQINNMVVSLMKHEVIQERFRFRMLTGTALYDEVSKKTKDADLISYSDNMAEHYEWANLVIARSGSGVLSECAAYALPMILIPYPFAKDDHQTANAKYMEANGAAALLEQRDEDESKLFRILNEFAEAPELLNQMSIRSLECSHVEASQETVGFFFENIK; encoded by the coding sequence ATGAGATCGGTTTTAATCGCAGCCGGTGGGACCGGGGGGCATATTTCCCCTGGGGTCGCACTTGCGGAAAGTCTTGTAAGTCGGAAAGATTCCTTAGGTATATCTAACGTTTTTCTACATTCTCTTATCCGAAATAAGGATAATCCGGATCTAAAACAAGCTCCTTGCGAAGTTGTATGGCATAATACTCCGTCTCTTTCCGGAAATATTGTTTTATTACCTTTTCGATATGTATTCCAACTTATAAAATCTTGGATCAAGTTCAGGCAACTTGGGGTGGATGCAGTTGTAGGAATGGGCGGATATTCCAGCGTTCCTGCGCTTCTATATGCGGTGATCTTCGGTAAAAAATTATATTTATGCGAACAGAACTGTATTCCGGGAAAAGTAAATCGTATCTTCTTTAGATTTGCGGATAAGGTTGCATTTAGTTTTCCTCCCAAGGATACGAAACTTTCCTGTAGTTGGGAAATATTAGGAAATCCTTTAAGATCCAAAACCATTCCAAAACTTGCTTTGAAGTTCAGCGAGAAATGGGATCCTAAGAAGAAAAAACAATTTAACGTTTTAGTAATGGGCGGTTCCCAGGGCGCTAGACAGATCAATAATATGGTAGTCAGCCTGATGAAACACGAAGTAATCCAAGAAAGATTCCGTTTCAGGATGCTTACCGGAACCGCATTGTACGACGAAGTTTCCAAAAAGACTAAGGACGCGGACCTGATCTCTTATTCGGATAATATGGCGGAGCATTATGAATGGGCTAATTTGGTGATCGCTCGTTCCGGTTCCGGAGTACTTTCCGAATGTGCAGCTTATGCACTCCCAATGATACTCATCCCGTATCCGTTCGCTAAAGACGACCACCAAACGGCAAATGCAAAGTATATGGAAGCAAACGGCGCCGCTGCGTTACTCGAACAAAGGGACGAGGATGAAAGTAAATTGTTCCGCATTTTGAATGAGTTTGCGGAGGCTCCTGAACTCTTAAACCAAATGTCTATTAGATCATTAGAATGTTCTCATGTAGAAGCGTCTCAGGAAACGGTCGGCTTCTTTTTCGAAAATATTAAATAA
- a CDS encoding peptidoglycan glycosyltransferase FtsW, whose translation MKALGRKFKDFWESPGSPFDLVLVGSVFFLLLFGICVMYSSSSVTAWREFQDSEYFLKKQLVWAAIGLVVFFFFANFPYKRLEKFALGGIIISVLLLVLVFIPGIGKSVGTYYGRNFHRWIGIGPYQLQPSEIAKLAVVVYLSSLIVKLKLKENRDPKKFILPAVLLLAVLILILAEPAFGTTMEILFVVIAFVFLFGFPVRNLLLVGLVSLPLAYLLISQVGYRRKRMEVWLDPYRFRYDEGHQLVTSFRAFLDGGWFGNKLASGYAHRYLTYSHTDFVLATYVEDFGFIGFLFFFALVMILLSRVYVLLKRVEDPFGFYLGAGLLFILGTQFVINSFVVTGLFPITGISLPFMSYGGSSLLVVLAAFGILVNITRKENIGV comes from the coding sequence ATGAAGGCTCTCGGGAGAAAGTTCAAAGATTTTTGGGAATCTCCCGGTTCCCCCTTCGATCTGGTCTTAGTAGGATCGGTATTCTTTCTTTTACTCTTCGGAATATGCGTAATGTATTCCAGCTCCTCCGTTACCGCATGGAGGGAGTTCCAAGACTCAGAATATTTTCTAAAAAAACAATTGGTATGGGCTGCCATAGGCCTTGTAGTGTTTTTCTTCTTTGCGAATTTTCCTTATAAACGTTTGGAAAAATTTGCGTTAGGCGGAATTATTATCAGCGTCCTTCTTTTGGTTTTGGTATTTATTCCGGGAATCGGAAAATCGGTCGGGACTTACTATGGAAGGAACTTCCATAGATGGATCGGGATCGGGCCATACCAGTTACAACCTTCCGAGATTGCGAAGCTGGCGGTTGTGGTTTATCTATCTTCTCTTATCGTAAAGCTGAAACTAAAAGAGAATAGAGATCCTAAGAAGTTCATTCTTCCTGCAGTCTTATTGCTTGCGGTTTTAATATTGATCTTAGCAGAACCGGCTTTCGGGACCACGATGGAAATTTTATTCGTGGTGATCGCTTTTGTGTTCTTATTCGGATTTCCGGTCCGTAACCTTCTTCTTGTCGGTTTGGTCTCTCTTCCTTTAGCGTATCTTCTGATCAGCCAAGTAGGTTACAGAAGAAAAAGAATGGAAGTTTGGCTCGATCCATATCGATTCCGTTACGATGAAGGCCATCAATTAGTGACTTCTTTTAGAGCATTCTTAGATGGCGGTTGGTTTGGAAATAAATTGGCTAGCGGATATGCGCATAGATACCTAACGTATAGTCATACTGACTTTGTTCTCGCTACTTATGTGGAGGACTTCGGTTTTATAGGATTTTTATTCTTTTTTGCTTTGGTCATGATACTTCTTTCGAGAGTGTATGTTCTGCTAAAAAGAGTAGAGGATCCGTTCGGGTTCTATCTGGGAGCCGGTTTACTTTTTATTTTAGGTACTCAATTTGTGATCAATAGTTTTGTGGTAACTGGACTATTCCCGATCACAGGCATCAGCTTGCCGTTTATGAGTTACGGAGGATCTTCACTTCTCGTGGTTTTGGCGGCCTTCGGAATCCTTGTCAATATAACTAGAAAAGAAAACATAGGCGTATGA
- a CDS encoding lipopolysaccharide biosynthesis protein: MSNNLSLSKLTLIYGVANVFSKGLTFVVFFIFTFFLKKEEIGIFDLVLTSFTLVVPLVALQLYDGILRWCLNLEKDSIEVSKILSSVTVAVFLNLVCFSIVYWILALIVDIPFSFIIYLFLICQVIYTIVLQFARSISLNFVYAFSGVLYSGVFAIGSLIVILVSDFGLKGIIFANLFSSFVGVLYLLYKTKFVSYFSFSAFDLTLLRSMLHYTIPLIPNQIGWWAVSESNRYMILYFLGIGANGLFAIAMKFPNILLVLHLIFNQAWQEKVIRLFGTAESKEYFDNVIAKYLKLILGLTAIAIGFSKLLLPYIVNRNYFEVGHYLPLFYFAVCFQALGSFYGGGYLAAKKTKGAFYTTIVGALVNITLNFILIPYLGLMGCAISLFAGNVALFTARYVHSRSFFEIDFPIRSLLVNLIFLITFSIFSISNVAWVLGLNAFGCVLYCAYLNRNMLNRNVRFGLSQLAKVTKK, encoded by the coding sequence ATGAGCAATAATTTAAGCTTAAGTAAGCTAACTCTGATATACGGAGTTGCTAATGTTTTCTCAAAAGGATTAACTTTTGTAGTATTTTTTATTTTTACCTTTTTTTTGAAAAAGGAAGAAATAGGGATTTTTGACCTTGTTCTGACAAGTTTTACCCTAGTTGTTCCGTTGGTAGCCTTACAGCTATATGATGGAATTCTTAGATGGTGCTTGAACTTAGAGAAGGACTCTATTGAAGTTTCAAAAATACTTTCCTCCGTTACGGTGGCGGTGTTTTTAAACCTTGTTTGTTTTTCTATAGTATATTGGATTTTAGCTCTTATAGTGGATATTCCATTTAGCTTTATCATTTACTTATTCTTAATATGCCAAGTAATCTATACAATTGTTCTGCAATTTGCGAGATCCATATCTTTGAATTTTGTTTATGCTTTTTCGGGGGTCCTTTATTCGGGAGTTTTTGCAATTGGTTCTTTAATCGTAATATTGGTTTCCGATTTTGGATTGAAGGGGATTATTTTTGCTAATCTGTTCTCTTCTTTCGTAGGGGTATTGTATCTCCTATATAAGACAAAATTCGTTTCTTACTTTAGTTTTTCTGCATTCGATCTGACATTATTGCGATCTATGTTACACTACACGATACCTTTGATCCCCAATCAAATTGGTTGGTGGGCAGTCTCTGAATCAAATAGGTATATGATACTATATTTTCTGGGGATTGGTGCAAATGGTTTGTTTGCAATTGCAATGAAATTCCCGAATATATTGTTGGTCTTGCATTTGATATTCAATCAAGCATGGCAAGAAAAGGTAATTCGTCTATTCGGAACAGCGGAAAGTAAAGAGTATTTTGACAATGTGATTGCTAAGTATCTAAAATTGATATTGGGTTTAACTGCTATTGCAATCGGATTTTCGAAACTTTTGTTACCGTATATTGTGAATCGAAATTATTTTGAAGTAGGGCATTATTTGCCGCTATTTTATTTTGCGGTTTGTTTTCAAGCCTTAGGCAGTTTTTATGGCGGTGGGTATCTCGCTGCTAAAAAAACTAAAGGTGCATTTTATACAACAATAGTCGGAGCCTTGGTGAACATAACGTTAAATTTCATTCTAATTCCTTATTTAGGATTGATGGGTTGTGCGATCTCTTTATTTGCTGGGAACGTTGCTTTATTTACTGCTCGCTATGTACATTCTCGATCCTTCTTTGAAATAGACTTTCCGATCAGAAGTTTATTAGTAAATTTGATTTTTCTTATCACATTTAGCATTTTCTCGATTTCGAATGTAGCATGGGTCTTAGGGTTAAATGCATTTGGGTGTGTTTTGTATTGTGCATATTTAAACAGGAATATGCTTAATCGTAATGTTCGATTTGGATTAAGTCAATTGGCAAAGGTTACTAAAAAGTGA